The following coding sequences are from one Lolium rigidum isolate FL_2022 chromosome 6, APGP_CSIRO_Lrig_0.1, whole genome shotgun sequence window:
- the LOC124664860 gene encoding protein TWIN LOV 1-like — protein sequence MWARLEAEEETTAKKKDARARGKAEMQPAYTDDDEYTKDDSSEGAQAQHVAGLAEQNASGRWQTGIVGLSRTRSAIGDNTKHAEPTRESSSLQLPNTARTTHDFTTLPPLPLHPRAAHADLFLLLLRPPIDHATDPAGEMETSAAAAAEEERGLAASLTARYSDWVAEELDELGGSFLLTDPAMPGHPIVYASRGLPALTGYPRRAVLGRNARLFQGAATDRAAVAGLREAVRAQRAHQVAILNYRRDGSPHWVLLHVAPVFHAADGRVLHFLAVQVPIAAAAATRGAACRGPALFAACREEARVEEELPCAATHAGEVFVDIDKRGLEAEEPRVARGCDKEKALSTASSIFSALNRYSKLTGLVVCGKRCDSVGIPALSSSLNLSLGRIKQSFVLTDRHLPDMPIVYASDAFLSLTGYSREEILGCNCRFLSGPDTSVDVLEEISRHICCEQACTVRLLNYRKDGSTFRDLLQVSPIRNASGKVAFHVWVHLDESAKCDFNGLTPEIWQLGAVGAVRVAVRSLSASGSLLRPAQ from the exons ATGTGGGCACgactggaggcggaggaggagacgACGGCCAAAAAGAAGGATGCGAGGGCTCGGGGGAAGGCGGAGATGCAACCGGCGTACACAGACGACGATGAATACACAAAGGACGACTCGTCAGAGGGGGCACAAGCTC AGCACGTGGCCGGCCTCGCCGAacaaaatgcgtcgggccgctggcaaACTGGCATCGTTGGTCTG TCACGTACACGCTCCGCGATTGGCGACAACACAAAACACGCCGAGCCGACGCGAGAGAGCTCCAGCCTCCAGCTCCCGAACACCGCCCGCACCACACACGATTTTACGACCCTGCCCCCGCTCCCCCTCCACCCGCGCGCAGCGCACGCagatcttttcctcctcctcctccgcccgccgatCGATCACGCCACCGATCCGGCGGGCGAGATGGAGAcctcggccgcggcggcggcggaggaggaacggGGGCTCGCGGCGTCGCTGACGGCGCGGTACTCGGACTGGGTGGCGGAGGAGCTGGACGAGCTGGGGGGCAGCTTCCTGCTCACGGACCCGGCCATGCCGGGCCACCCCATCGTCTACGCCTCGCGCGGCCTGCCCGCGCTCACGGGCTACCCGCGCCGCGCCGTGCTCGGCCGCAACGCGCGCCTCTTCCAGGGCGCCGCCACCGACCGCGCCGCCGTCGCGGGGCTGCGCGAGGCCGTGCGCGCCCAGCGCGCGCACCAGGTCGCCATCCTCAACTACCGCCGCGACGGCTCGCCCCACTGGGTGCTGCTCCACGTCGCGCCCGTATTCCACGCCGCCGACGGGCGGGTGCTCCACTTCCTCGCCGTCCAGGTGCccatcgccgccgctgccgcgacCCGCGGGGCAGCGTGCCGCGGACCCGCGCTGTTCGCGGCGTGCCGGGAGGAGGCCAGGGTGGAGGAGGAGCTGCCCTGCGCCGCCACCCACGCCGGGGAGGTGTTTGTGGATATCGATAAGAGAG GGCTGGAGGCCGAGGAACCTCGTGTAGCTAGAGGTTGTGATAAAGAGAAGGCTCTGAGCACAGCTAGTAGCATCTTTTCTGCACTGAACCGCTATAGCAAACTAACTGGTTTAGTGGTTTGTGGGAAGAGATGTGATTCTGTTGGTATCCCGGCACTCAGCTCTTCCTTAAATCTCTCTCTCGGTAGAATCAAACAAAGCTTTGTATT GACTGACCGCCATTTGCCTGACATGCCGATAGTCTACGCTAGTGATGCTTTTCTATCACTAACAG GTTACTCTAGAGAAGAAATATTGGGCTGTAACTGCAGATTCTTAAGTGGTCCAGACACCAGTGTGGATGTTTTAGAGGAG ATAAGTCGGCATATTTGTTGTGAGCAGGCTTGCACAGTACGTCTACTGAACTACAG GAAAGATGGGAGCACATTCCGTGATCTGCTACAAGTATCTCCTATTCGAAACGCATCGGGCAAG GTCGCATTTCATGTGTGGGTTCACCTTGATGAGAGCGCGAAGTGTGATTTTAATGGGTTGACCCCTGAGATATGGCAGCTGGGTGCTGTTGGTGCGGTGAGGGTTGCAGTCAGAAGCTTGTCTGCGTCAGGTAGCCTGTTGAGACCGGCCCAATAG